TCTGATGCCTCGGGATTGACCGGCGGATCGTTGGTAGGTCGCCGGGTGTGCGCGGAGAGTTTCTCCGCGGTAATCGAACCAACCGGATGAAGTACAGTGAATGACAATCTGACCGATCAACAACGCGCTGAGCAGGTCTGGGGCTGGCTGCGCGAGAACGGCTGGTACCTGCTCGGTGGCATTGTGCTGGGGCTGGGCGGGCTTTTCGTGTGGCGCCAGTGGGGTGCAAGCCAGCTCGAGAGCGCCGAGCAGGCCTCGGCGCTGTACGCCGAGTTGCTGACTTCGATCCGGGTGGAGCGAGCCACGCGAGCCGAAGAAATTGCCGCAAAGCTCGCCGCCGATTTTTCCTCGACGCCGTACGCAGACCAGGCGCGCCTGGCGATGGCACGGGTGAAGATGGACCGCAACCAGCCGGACGATGCCGCGAAGTATCTGCGCGAGGCGATGGATGGCGCCGGCGGCGAGGAGATCCGGCACATAGCGCGCCTGCGGCTGGCGCGGGTGCTCGCCCAGCAGGAGAAGTACGACGAGGCATTGCAGGTGCTGGTGGTGCCGGACGGTTCCAGCTTCGCGCCCCGCTACCACGAGGTGCGCGGCGATGTGCTGGTCAGCATGGGACGCGCGGACGAGGCCCGTACCGAGTACGAGGCGGCATTGACCGGGGCCGATTCGGCGGTGATCGACCAGTTGTACGTTCAGGCCAAGCTCGACGGGCTGGCCGGCGGCGCGACGCAGGCCGCCGACGATCGTGTGGCCGAATCCCCCGCGAACTGAGTCCTGCAGCGGATGTTGCGAAGAAATGGCGATGTCTGTGGTCGCAGG
This genomic interval from Gammaproteobacteria bacterium contains the following:
- a CDS encoding tetratricopeptide repeat protein; this encodes MNDNLTDQQRAEQVWGWLRENGWYLLGGIVLGLGGLFVWRQWGASQLESAEQASALYAELLTSIRVERATRAEEIAAKLAADFSSTPYADQARLAMARVKMDRNQPDDAAKYLREAMDGAGGEEIRHIARLRLARVLAQQEKYDEALQVLVVPDGSSFAPRYHEVRGDVLVSMGRADEARTEYEAALTGADSAVIDQLYVQAKLDGLAGGATQAADDRVAESPAN